The Mastacembelus armatus unplaced genomic scaffold, fMasArm1.2, whole genome shotgun sequence region TCTGAGCTCCTCTTCTCTGGATGGTGCTACAGAACTCTGTACACCAAAACCACCAGACAGTTTCTTTCCCATGTGCCATCAGTCGGATGAACATTAACTAACCCATGTTGTCTGACAACAGGACACTGTGAACTAGTGTTCATTTTGTCAgctatttttaatttagctaatttttaatttagctaattttacatttagtaATTTTAGTCATGTATAGTCAACCAATTATTTTTTTGGTCAAATTTTAGCCAACAAAAAGTCTGGGCATTTTAGTCTTATTTTAGTCAAACGAAAACCAAAAGTGTTTTAGTCAATGAAAatcatttcagtctttttctgttttgataaaCATTTCAGTCTAGTCTAGTCTAAACAAAAGAGatcttttgtatattttatagatcttttatatatatatatatatatatatatatatatatatatatatatatatatatatatataaaagatctataagatacagtgggtacggaaagtattcagacccctttaaatttttcactctttgtgtcattgcagccatttgccaaaatcaaaaaacttcattttatttctcattaatgtacactcagcaccccatcttgacagaaaaaaccagaaatatagaaattttagcaaatttattaaaaaagaaaaactgaaatatcacatggtcataaatattcagaccctttgcagtgacactcatatttaactcacatgctgtccatttcttctgatcctccttgagatggttctgctccttcattggagtccagctgtgtttaattaaactgattggacttgattaggaaaggcacacacctgtctatataggaccttacagctcacagtgcatgtcagagcaaatgagaatcatgaggttgaaggaactgcccaaggagctcagagagagaattgtggcaaggcacagatctggccaaggttacaaaagaatttctgcagcactcaaggttcctaagagcacagtggcctccataatcctcaaatggaaaaagtttgggacgaccagaactcttcctagacctggccgtccagccaaactgagcaatcgagggagaagagccttggtgagagaggtaaagaagaacccaaagatcactgtggctgagctccagagatgcagtagggagatgtgagaaagttccacaaagtcaactatcactgcagccctccaccagtcgggcctttatggcagagtggcccgacggaagcctttcctcagtgcaagacacatgaaagcccgcatagagtttgccaaaaaacacatgaaggactcccagactatgagaaataagattctctggtctgatgagaccaagattgaactttttggcgttaattctaaacggtatgtgtggagaaaaccaggcactgctcatcacctgcccaatacaatccctacagtgaaacatggtggtgggagcatcatgttgtgggggtttttttcaactgcagggacaggacgactggttgcaattgaaggaaaaatgaatgcggccaagtacagagatatcctcgaagaaaacctcttccaagagtgctcaggacctcagactgggccgaaggttcacctttcaacaggacaatgaccctaagcacacagctaaaataacaaaggagtggctttggaacaactctgtgaccgttcttgactggcccagccagagccctgacctaaacccaattgagcatctctggagagacctgaaaatggctgtccaccaacgttgaccatccaacctgacagaactggagaggatctgcaaggaagaatggcagaggatccccaaatccaggtgtgaaacacttgttgcatcattcccaagaagactcatggctgtactagctcaaaagggtgcttctactcaatactgagcacagggtctgaatacttatgaccatgtgatatttcagtttttcttttttaataaatttgcaaaaatttctacatttctggttttttctgtcaagatggggtgctgagtgtacattaatgagaaataaaatgaagttttttgattttggcaaattaactgaccttaactgaggcaagtgaggcctgcagttctttggatgttgttgtggggtcttttgtgacctcttggatgagttgtcgctgcgctcttggggtaattttggtcggccggccactcctgagaaggttctccactgttccgTGTCTTCATCATTTGCAcataatggctctcactgtggttcactgcagtcccaaagctttagaaatggctttataaccttttccagactgatagatctcaattactcTCTTTcccatttgtttttgaatttctttggatctcagcatgatgtctagcttttgaggatcttttggtctacttcacttcgtcaggcaggtcctatttaagtgatttcttgatgtgtggcagtaatcaggcctgggtgtggctagaggaattgaactccTTTTGAAAttgaaaaccttcatttaaaaacagcatgatgtgtttacttgtgttatctttgactaatatctaaatttgtttgatgatctgaaacattaaagtgtgacaaacttataaaacaaaaaaataagaaatgaggAAGGGcgccaacactttttcacaccactgtacttGGCAAAAAATCCAATTCTGTTGGCACACTCCTCATTTTAAACTCGTTTCAAATTTGAtccttgtttttaaatgaatccTGTGAatgaacatttaaatataaatctggggagagaaaaaaaaaaaaaaaaaaatcaaaatattcaCACTCTTCAGCAAGACACAAAATAACTGCCTGTCCCACGTGAACTGACTTATTCCTATTCATTTGTGTAGAGTCAAATGTGAATAAATACAATCTAACCTGGTAGGAGATGTCGAAAGTCTGTGACGTATTCCTCGGACCACTGTCTGTTCTTGTTGCAGGCCAGCTCCATCTCAAATGGTGTTACTACAGGTTTGTAGAAGTCACTTGAGTCCAACAGTGAGTTTTCAGGACATGCAatcaacacaaaaatgtcaatttcaGGAAAGTTTGCAAGTTTGGGCACATTCAGTTTCCCCATGGCAAACACATAGCTCTTCTTGCCAGCTCTGCTTATGGTCTCTTTCAGTCGCTGGATGACGCTGAGGTAGTCAGCCACCCCCAGTGTACCAACGAGGATGCCAACCACACCGGCATCTCTGGCCCTTTCTATTGCATGGTATCGCTTCATGAGCGCACGGTTGATGTTTACTGACTCAGTCCTTCCCTTCATTGTTTCAGGGTCAAAAGAGCCAAACAAGCAATGATTCCAAGTCATCATGAAGTTTCTGAGAGCTGCTCCCTCCTGGCCAACATAGAACATACTGTAATCGATTATGCTGGACCCATGTTTCAAGGAAAACTGCCTTCCAAACTGACAAATAAGCTGGTTGTCATCCTGCACTGACAGACAGGTGTCATTGTGTTGTCTTTTAATCCCGCCATGACTGTAACATTGTTCCCCTTCAACAACAAGCTCCGAGGCAACAAGGTGTGGATAATCTGGACACAGAAGAGTCAGAATATCACCTGAAAAATGACATCTGTTGTCAGTCACTGTGGTGTGAGATTGATGGATGAGCGtgttaacagaaaacagaacttACTTATGGCATGAGCATAGTTAACATCATACAGGAGGACGatgtgcctctgtgtgtcaGGGTAGAGCTCTCTGAACGCAGATGCACACTTCTCCACATCCAGTGGCTTTCTCTCAAAGACGTACATTAGGGGCAGTCTTTTAGATGGGCTGAGACAGGCACGGCCATAGTGCACGATGCAGTCTGCTCCAACATGTTCTGCGGCGACCTCATCCACGCAGCAGCTGCTCAAGCAGAATTAAAGAAATGCACAGCCAAACCACAAAAGCCTGATTTCCTGTTGTGCTGTAGCAAAGAATACATCAACACTAACATGTCAAACACACTGTGCCTGCAACAGCTGCTTTAAGTTCAGCAACTTCCACTGAACAGACTAACTCTGGAGGAATCAGTGTCTTGAATGGCTCAATCAGTGGCCccattcttttcttttacatacTTTCCCTCTTCATTACATAATTACCATGACATAATGTTTACGTTTATGCAGCTAACACTAAATGATATCTTTCTCTCATACTTTAGACGCCCTGCACTGAATATATACAATTTTAGATGTGAGAGAATAGCAGCTTCAACTCTCCTCACGTCatgacaaaaagacagaaatcatGAAGTTCACTCAACCAGAAAATGTCATTTAGAGCCTGACGTCATGCTCACAGTTTAAAAACCAGCTACCAGAAACTTTGTGATGCTTTTTTTCCCAGGATCTCTAAAATCAAACCTCTTCACTCAGCTGATAATGTGGAAAACAATCCCTCAATTCTTTCTGAATTACTGGAACTGATTATATTCTACACtaagcaaaaataaatcatcTGCAGTTATTGAACAGCAACTACAAGAAGAGCGCCCCAGTCCTTGGACTGGTTTCATATTGGCTCCAAAGTTCTGTTCACTAGTCACATACAAAGCATCAAAGGTAATCACCTGCAGGCTACATGTCTGACTTGCTGAGCCCATGTGTACCTGGGCCCACAAGGTCTAATCCTGGAACCAAAGGGGACCATTGGTTTCATCTTCACCATGTGCTCACACATCTCTACTTTCTTTGAATTGTCAGCTGGACGTTTAAAGTTTTAGGTTTTATTCTGTTACGGTGAAAGTTAGGCCATATGATTTGTCTCTTGTTAAACCACTGTGTGCCCCAGAAAGGTGAGATAGAATCAGAATACTTTCTGATGAAAACATATCAATATAAATTAACAGCCTAACGTGGCTCATTCAAGCTTCTCTATGGTCAAACTATCACATTTTTGCTGAATCTCTGAGGTCCAGGCcgtaaacaactttttttaaCGTCACTCTACATATGGAATATTTTATATCACCTGCCATAGGATGTGTCTCCCAAAATGAATGGTTTGGCGTTACTCTTTCTCTTGATCTCCTCTGCTACTGCAAATGAATCCCCCAGCAGCTCATCAGGAAACTGCAGAGCAACCTGTGGACATGAGGGCCAGCTAAGGTAAGGTGTCAACCATGTCTGTGGTGCTCACAGGGAAAGTCAAGTCTAGTCATCCTCACCTTTGTAAATTGGTGCTGACTGATGAAGCTGCAGGTCTCCTTAATCTGATAACATTCTTCAAGTTTTTCCAGGGCCGTATTTTTCTTGCATGTAATGTCTACAACACGATGAATCACCATTTCTGAGCTGGTGCTGAAAGGGTCAGCCATTCCTCTACACCCTGCAAATATACGGGAACAAAACTTAAGGCCTTggtgctgtttttatttatgaaagTGAAACTAAGTCACAGATTTCACTGGCCCACTGAAAATCACAGCATCACACCTGGAGCTGATGAACAAATGACCTCTGATAAACGAAGACTTGTGAAGCGTTCAGACCTGGTCTCATATGGCCTAGATGGGACACTGGTGTTTCCTGCACAAAGGGTTCACAGATCTGCAGCTGTCCGTTAAACTCTTCCTGCTAATCTGATACATTAACTGAGTCTGGAGGAGTTTGGGGCACATTACTAGTCCTGCAGCACCCAAACAGTAAAACTACTTTTGATGGGTCTTATGTTCTGGCACGGGCAGATTTGAGTGACACTGTACTTTAAAAATGCTTCCTGAACTCATTTTACTTGGAAGAAAGATGATGAATCTGAACTGTTGATGTGCTGACCCTCAACAGCTTTGGAGAAGACAGTGATGCTGGACGAAGCCTGTAGAAGACGGTGCTAAACCTGAAGTGATCTGAACCTGGTCATTTTCATGACCAGTTCATGTCAAACTCCAGTTAAACTGGACCAATGGACATGATTGGAGCTGCTAAACAGTCATGGCAGCACCACGCGTGTTCTCATGTGTTTAGTCATGTGGGCTATAAAACAAGTCAAGGTCCTAATATGTCGCACTGACCCACGGAGGATGTAGCCAAGGCAAAACTACACTATTATGTTTCAGAGGTGTCGCATGGAGCCTATAGTAATATTACTATTaacattgttgttattgttctATACCAACAGTTATGTTTCCAGACCAGACGGCTGCTCACCACCACAGCGACAACCTTCGCCGCTAATTTAACGCCGCCCTGCAAACACCCGCTGTTATTTGCGCCACATCACGTTTCCTGCTCTCGTTAGCGCACACCTGTCGCACATCTGTCACACACCTGTACAAGCCGcggttgtttgtttgttgggaCACGCTCCTGTCACAGCAATACACGTGTGACCAACACTTCCACTTCgtcctctttcttctttgtgtgttgATCACTGGTGGTGcgcagcttcttcttcttctactgttaTTGGTGGTTGGCGCATTACCGCCACCAGCTGGTGAAGAGGTGGACCTgaccataacacacacacacacacacacacacacacacacacaacacatccatccatccatccatcttcttctgcttatctgggCCCAGAGCTGCACTAAGGAGGTCACAGCATGGACCTAAAGCCTGGGGCACTGCAGTGAGTCCATGACTGATctgacacacattaacacatcaATACAGGGTTAGGTTAAAGGTACCAAATGTCTCATGTCATTTTTCTGCTAAAGTTGGTATAAAATAAGTCCAGTGTCTGCAGTGTTGGGTGTTactgtatttgattattttttagtAACAGTGTCATTTAATGCATTGTAATTTCCAAAATAGGAATTAGAGTATAGTTACAAGCCCAGGTCACTTTATGTTACTGCTGCGTTACGTCACTGAAAAGAGAAATAGTTTTTGAAAGTCTCACAAAGATGCCTGCCTGTCGCAAATGTGACGTCATCTACCTGAGACCTACTTTGACTGGGATGCGCCTACAAACGAATACAAACTCAGCATGGCCAGTGAAA contains the following coding sequences:
- the dph2 gene encoding 2-(3-amino-3-carboxypropyl)histidine synthase subunit 2 isoform X2; the protein is MADPFSTSSEMVIHRVVDITCKKNTALEKLEECYQIKETCSFISQHQFTKVALQFPDELLGDSFAVAEEIKRKSNAKPFILGDTSYGSCCVDEVAAEHVGADCIVHYGRACLSPSKRLPLMYVFERKPLDVEKCASAFRELYPDTQRHIVLLYDVNYAHAINYPHLVASELVVEGEQCYSHGGIKRQHNDTCLSVQDDNQLICQFGRQFSLKHGSSIIDYSMFYVGQEGAALRNFMMTWNHCLFGSFDPETMKGRTESVNINRALMKRYHAIERARDAGVVGILVGTLGVADYLSVIQRLKETISRAGKKSYVFAMGKLNVPKLANFPEIDIFVLIACPENSLLDSSDFYKPVVTPFEMELACNKNRQWSEEYVTDFRHLLPGGKSHVPLTDQQDEEGNETEVSLITGALRSHSLLSTKPAESSCCSSVVLRNPTLTVANANVAGMRQSEESHCLHLHCLSFCAFMCLLQCFILDHKSLSNLQKNTHSYYSNTFWLSHFSIFSSRTKLAWLRAEGGGDICGEGSEGQERHSYCL
- the dph2 gene encoding 2-(3-amino-3-carboxypropyl)histidine synthase subunit 2 isoform X3; amino-acid sequence: MADPFSTSSEMVIHRVVDITCKKNTALEKLEECYQIKETCSFISQHQFTKVALQFPDELLGDSFAVAEEIKRKSNAKPFILGDTSYGSCCVDEVAAEHVGADCIVHYGRACLSPSKRLPLMYVFERKPLDVEKCASAFRELYPDTQRHIVLLYDVNYAHAISDILTLLCPDYPHLVASELVVEGEQCYSHGGIKRQHNDTCLSVQDDNQLICQFGRQFSLKHGSSIIDYSMFYVGQEGAALRNFMMTWNHCLFGSFDPETMKGRTESVNINRALMKRYHAIERARDAGVVGILVGTLGVADYLSVIQRLKETISRAGKKSYVFAMGKLNVPKLANFPEIDIFVLIACPENSLLDSSDFYKPVVTPFEMELACNKNRQWSEEYVTDFRHLLPGGKSHVPLTDQQDEEGNETEVSLITGALRSHSLLSTKPAESSCCSSVVLRNPTLTVANANVAASFLAERSWHGLEQKVGETSVVKAVKGRRGIAIAYEEEGCLQDN
- the dph2 gene encoding 2-(3-amino-3-carboxypropyl)histidine synthase subunit 2 isoform X1 — translated: MADPFSTSSEMVIHRVVDITCKKNTALEKLEECYQIKETCSFISQHQFTKVALQFPDELLGDSFAVAEEIKRKSNAKPFILGDTSYGSCCVDEVAAEHVGADCIVHYGRACLSPSKRLPLMYVFERKPLDVEKCASAFRELYPDTQRHIVLLYDVNYAHAISDILTLLCPDYPHLVASELVVEGEQCYSHGGIKRQHNDTCLSVQDDNQLICQFGRQFSLKHGSSIIDYSMFYVGQEGAALRNFMMTWNHCLFGSFDPETMKGRTESVNINRALMKRYHAIERARDAGVVGILVGTLGVADYLSVIQRLKETISRAGKKSYVFAMGKLNVPKLANFPEIDIFVLIACPENSLLDSSDFYKPVVTPFEMELACNKNRQWSEEYVTDFRHLLPGGKSHVPLTDQQDEEGNETEVSLITGALRSHSLLSTKPAESSCCSSVVLRNPTLTVANANVAGMRQSEESHCLHLHCLSFCAFMCLLQCFILDHKSLSNLQKNTHSYYSNTFWLSHFSIFSSRTKLAWLRAEGGGDICGEGSEGQERHSYCL